Proteins encoded together in one Bacteroides zoogleoformans window:
- the mutY gene encoding A/G-specific adenine glycosylase, producing MIFFSEIILNWYAENKRPLPWRSTADPYVIWISEIILQQTRVAQGYDYFLRFVKRFPNVVALASASEDEVMKYWQGLGYYSRARNLHVAAQTMGGVFPRTYEEVLSLKGVGEYTAAAICSFAYGMPYAVVDGNVYRVLARYWGIDTPIDSTEGKKLFKNLAEELLDKTRPADYNQAIMDFGALQCVPQFPDCRACPLAVGCRALAKGQVMRLPVKQHKTKTIDRYFNYIYVRMGEFTLIRKRTENDIWKNLFELPLVEADKDLPEEELLACPQFQAFFVEGETPVIRPVLRNVKHILSHRVIYTNFYEVILPVTSHSFPDYRRIKIEELGDYAVPRLIHAFLEKYV from the coding sequence ATGATTTTCTTTAGTGAGATAATATTGAATTGGTACGCAGAGAATAAGCGCCCTCTTCCATGGAGGAGTACGGCAGACCCTTATGTGATATGGATTTCTGAGATTATACTACAACAGACAAGGGTGGCGCAAGGGTATGATTATTTTCTTCGTTTTGTGAAGCGTTTTCCCAATGTAGTGGCATTAGCTTCGGCTTCGGAGGATGAGGTAATGAAGTATTGGCAGGGCTTGGGCTATTATTCCCGTGCAAGAAACTTGCATGTAGCGGCTCAAACTATGGGTGGAGTATTTCCAAGAACATACGAAGAAGTGCTCTCCTTGAAAGGGGTGGGTGAGTATACGGCAGCTGCAATTTGTTCATTTGCTTATGGAATGCCCTATGCGGTAGTTGACGGTAATGTGTATCGGGTACTTGCCCGTTATTGGGGTATAGATACGCCTATTGATTCTACTGAAGGGAAGAAACTTTTTAAGAACTTGGCAGAAGAATTATTGGATAAAACGAGACCGGCTGATTACAATCAAGCTATTATGGACTTTGGAGCATTGCAGTGTGTACCGCAATTTCCTGATTGCAGGGCATGTCCGTTGGCTGTCGGCTGTCGGGCATTGGCAAAAGGACAAGTGATGCGGCTGCCGGTGAAACAGCATAAGACGAAGACCATTGACCGTTACTTTAATTATATATATGTACGCATGGGAGAATTCACATTGATACGTAAGCGTACGGAAAATGATATCTGGAAAAACTTATTTGAGTTACCGTTGGTTGAGGCAGATAAAGATTTGCCGGAGGAGGAGTTACTGGCATGCCCACAATTCCAGGCTTTTTTTGTAGAAGGGGAGACCCCTGTGATTCGTCCGGTTTTGCGTAATGTAAAGCATATACTATCACATCGGGTGATTTATACGAATTTCTATGAAGTGATTTTACCTGTTACCTCGCATTCTTTTCCCGATTACCGGCGGATTAAAATAGAAGAGTTGGGTGATTATGCAGTGCCGCGATTGATTCATGCCTTTCTGGAGAAATATGTATAA
- a CDS encoding single-stranded DNA-binding protein has protein sequence MSVNKVILIGNVGKAPEVRYLDSGIAVATLPLATSDRAYTLANGTQVPERTEWHNLVFWRGLAETVEKYVHKGDKLYVEGKIRTRSYDDQAGVKRYVTEIFVDNMEMLTAKASGAGVASYVPQGGGPAEPQQPMQPQVVPTQDNSAGDLPF, from the coding sequence ATGTCAGTAAATAAAGTGATATTAATAGGAAATGTAGGCAAAGCTCCGGAAGTCAGATACCTTGATAGCGGTATTGCCGTGGCTACTTTGCCTTTGGCTACCTCAGACCGGGCTTATACTTTGGCTAATGGGACACAGGTTCCGGAACGCACAGAGTGGCATAATCTTGTATTCTGGCGCGGACTGGCAGAAACCGTAGAAAAATATGTGCATAAAGGCGATAAACTTTATGTGGAGGGGAAAATACGTACTCGGTCATACGATGATCAGGCGGGTGTAAAGCGCTATGTGACAGAAATCTTTGTTGATAACATGGAAATGCTGACAGCAAAAGCATCGGGTGCGGGTGTTGCTTCTTATGTTCCTCAAGGTGGAGGACCTGCTGAACCGCAACAACCGATGCAGCCACAAGTTGTCCCGACACAAGATAATTCGGCAGGCGACCTGCCCTTCTAA